A section of the Deferribacterota bacterium genome encodes:
- a CDS encoding C-GCAxxG-C-C family protein: MGEEKKCSRRNFLAASAVGVGSVLSVGSLFAGFGPFKEVKQAGSVKQLPWSIGSYRFDINEVGERAYNNFYKYECMGGVVCTLLEILSENIGYPFNTLPLDMFRFGGGGVAGWGTICGTLNGSAQIFNLVGAPSNYTLLINDVIDWYQNQEFPSTHHDSYAKFKNQARTVAKSPICHVSVTLWVNGAREVDDPSISSLSPERADRCAKVTGDVAMHVAEMLNQYYDGRYHSQFDPAKVEYASCLNCHLDTQNAYNPNVKAQMECSRCHVDLKQIDPSSHPFGM; the protein is encoded by the coding sequence ATGGGTGAAGAAAAAAAGTGTAGTAGAAGAAATTTTTTAGCGGCCTCAGCAGTTGGTGTAGGTTCAGTATTAAGTGTTGGAAGTTTGTTTGCTGGTTTTGGACCTTTTAAGGAGGTAAAACAAGCAGGAAGTGTTAAACAACTGCCCTGGAGTATTGGTTCGTACAGATTTGATATCAATGAGGTAGGTGAAAGGGCCTATAATAATTTTTATAAGTATGAATGTATGGGTGGTGTAGTGTGCACACTTCTAGAGATTTTATCTGAAAATATAGGGTATCCCTTTAATACCCTTCCACTTGATATGTTTAGATTTGGAGGTGGTGGTGTAGCTGGTTGGGGTACAATTTGTGGTACTCTTAATGGGAGCGCTCAAATATTTAATCTAGTTGGTGCACCTAGTAATTATACACTTTTGATTAATGATGTTATAGATTGGTATCAAAATCAAGAATTTCCAAGTACCCATCATGATAGCTATGCTAAGTTTAAAAATCAAGCAAGAACAGTTGCTAAGAGCCCCATATGCCACGTAAGTGTTACCCTATGGGTAAATGGAGCTAGAGAGGTCGATGATCCATCCATTTCTTCACTATCACCTGAGAGAGCAGATAGGTGTGCTAAGGTTACAGGGGATGTGGCGATGCATGTAGCAGAGATGTTAAATCAATATTATGATGGTAGGTACCATAGTCAGTTTGATCCAGCAAAAGTTGAGTATGCAAGTTGTCTAAATTGTCATTTAGATACTCAAAACGCATATAATCCAAATGTTAAAGCCCAGATGGAGTGTTCAAGGTGTCATGTTGATTTAAAACAGATTGATCCATCAAGCCACCCCTTTGGAATGTAA
- a CDS encoding sodium:solute symporter, whose protein sequence is MNVIDTIIIVIYTFLFFITPFFFRKLSSKKPSSYFLADRNLSWWMPAISVYGTHTATDTPVWISGVIYTHGLRGLWYTFFSAWCALSAFISTKIFRRSLSYTQAEYQKLRFGGMSAELLRGWIGGWQIFMNMFVIGWVSIAMGKVCAYMFGWPIWVGGPLFTILVFFYVLVSGYWGVIVSDLQQGIVIFAIIVIVSFWGILGVGGPSSIVDSLHNLGESWRLNPFFFDSNFTIGWFITMLIIAVIGGVGMGTSIDWYPDAQRVASTRSIKDASYAMWIGGLLVVIRNSLWAVAILAFYVAYPFEFSHNGELAWYRLGIDLMPHGLLGFFFVAIVAIHFSTISSHLNLGAMYATRDIYHHYISPEATEKKLVWIGRLNTLILLLGSLFFSLMIGEKITSWLIYALWLMAAGLWLPNILQVIWWRFNGWGYLSAWIANLAVSWLIVWILPSLGIGTGMSQEWQFWWSMILCLPIYLFFTYITKPEDKEKLAIYYAMTRPLGFWKPIREIAISKGYITEADDKVDSWGIRDLLGCICSVLSYGLWMLGIAWILLNDPKGWITTLLAIVVTVVMYKLLNRRINNESINYENKKIYNYYKKLLNY, encoded by the coding sequence GTGAATGTAATTGATACTATAATTATAGTTATATACACTTTCCTATTTTTTATTACCCCCTTTTTTTTTCGCAAATTAAGCTCTAAAAAACCTTCTTCTTATTTTCTAGCAGATAGAAATCTAAGTTGGTGGATGCCTGCCATCTCAGTTTATGGCACCCACACTGCCACAGATACGCCTGTCTGGATATCAGGTGTAATCTATACCCATGGTTTAAGAGGTCTATGGTATACCTTCTTTTCAGCTTGGTGTGCACTAAGTGCCTTTATTAGCACTAAAATATTTAGAAGATCCCTATCTTACACCCAGGCAGAATATCAGAAGTTGAGATTTGGTGGTATGAGCGCTGAACTATTAAGGGGATGGATTGGTGGATGGCAGATTTTTATGAATATGTTTGTTATAGGTTGGGTATCTATTGCAATGGGTAAGGTATGTGCATATATGTTTGGTTGGCCTATATGGGTTGGTGGGCCCCTTTTTACAATACTCGTTTTTTTCTATGTGCTTGTATCTGGCTATTGGGGTGTTATAGTTTCTGACCTTCAACAGGGTATAGTTATATTTGCTATTATAGTAATTGTATCTTTCTGGGGTATATTAGGTGTAGGTGGTCCATCATCTATAGTTGATTCACTCCATAACTTGGGTGAATCTTGGAGATTAAATCCCTTTTTCTTTGATAGTAATTTTACTATAGGCTGGTTTATAACAATGCTTATTATTGCAGTTATAGGTGGAGTTGGTATGGGAACATCTATTGATTGGTACCCTGATGCACAAAGGGTTGCATCAACAAGATCAATTAAGGATGCCTCCTATGCTATGTGGATAGGTGGACTCCTTGTAGTAATTAGAAATTCTCTTTGGGCAGTTGCAATTCTAGCCTTTTATGTAGCCTATCCTTTTGAGTTTTCACACAATGGTGAGCTCGCATGGTATAGACTAGGTATAGATCTAATGCCCCATGGGCTTTTAGGTTTCTTTTTTGTTGCAATTGTTGCAATACATTTCTCTACCATATCATCACATCTAAACTTAGGGGCAATGTATGCTACAAGGGATATATACCACCACTATATATCGCCAGAAGCAACTGAAAAAAAACTTGTATGGATTGGACGCCTTAATACATTAATCCTACTTTTGGGCTCCCTCTTTTTCTCGTTAATGATAGGCGAAAAAATAACAAGTTGGCTTATATATGCACTATGGCTTATGGCAGCTGGTTTGTGGCTACCAAATATCTTACAGGTTATTTGGTGGAGATTTAATGGCTGGGGATATCTATCAGCATGGATTGCTAATCTAGCTGTTAGCTGGCTAATCGTATGGATATTGCCATCCCTTGGTATAGGAACAGGCATGTCTCAAGAATGGCAATTCTGGTGGTCTATGATATTATGTCTACCAATATATCTATTTTTCACATACATTACAAAACCAGAAGATAAGGAGAAACTAGCTATATACTATGCTATGACCCGACCATTAGGTTTCTGGAAACCTATAAGAGAGATTGCTATCTCAAAGGGATATATTACTGAAGCAGATGATAAGGTTGACTCATGGGGCATAAGAGACCTTTTAGGTTGTATATGTTCAGTTTTATCCTATGGACTATGGATGTTAGGTATAGCTTGGATACTACTAAATGATCCCAAAGGGTGGATAACTACATTGTTAGCTATTGTTGTGACGGTGGTTATGTATAAATTATTAAATAGAAGAATTAACAATGAATCAATAAATTATGAAAATAAAAAAATATATAATTATTATAAAAAATTACTAAACTATTAG
- the metF gene encoding methylenetetrahydrofolate reductase [NAD(P)H], whose protein sequence is MEVLIKIIDKLNSKDASLSFEYFPPKEIEKEDMLFNTISTLSRYNPDFSSVTYSPKNLNLDKTLKWTIMLKQKFHIESMMHLTAFTISKEDVIEVTKKLKASKIENILALRGDNPDNLTIKKNSFKYALSLIEFIKKIDNTFCIGCAGYPEGHIEAENFDKDLYYLNKKIEAGASFIITQLFFINDYFYRFIDKLNKKGINAPVICGIMPITNLKQIIKFTKICGVTIPKELLEKLEDKSSEEVIKIGAEYTINQCLDLIDNGFKKFHFYTLNKTNAVETILNSLRTTLTI, encoded by the coding sequence ATGGAGGTTCTCATAAAAATTATAGACAAACTAAACAGCAAAGATGCATCCCTATCTTTTGAATACTTCCCCCCAAAAGAGATAGAAAAAGAAGATATGCTCTTTAACACTATCTCAACATTAAGCAGATATAACCCTGATTTCTCATCTGTTACCTATTCACCTAAGAACTTAAACTTAGATAAAACGTTAAAATGGACTATTATGCTTAAACAAAAATTTCATATTGAATCAATGATGCATTTAACAGCATTTACTATTTCAAAGGAAGACGTTATTGAGGTTACAAAAAAACTTAAAGCCTCAAAGATAGAAAATATATTGGCATTAAGAGGTGATAATCCCGATAATTTAACAATTAAAAAAAATTCATTTAAATATGCCCTTTCATTAATAGAATTTATTAAAAAGATAGATAATACCTTCTGCATTGGTTGTGCTGGCTACCCTGAAGGACATATTGAAGCTGAAAACTTTGATAAAGATTTGTATTATTTAAACAAAAAAATTGAAGCTGGAGCAAGTTTTATTATAACCCAGCTATTTTTTATTAACGATTATTTCTATAGATTTATCGACAAACTGAATAAAAAAGGAATAAATGCCCCTGTTATTTGTGGAATAATGCCAATAACAAATCTAAAACAGATAATTAAATTCACTAAAATATGTGGGGTTACAATACCTAAAGAACTTTTAGAGAAATTAGAAGACAAAAGTAGCGAGGAAGTTATAAAAATAGGTGCTGAATATACTATAAATCAATGTTTAGATTTGATAGATAATGGATTTAAAAAATTTCATTTTTACACATTAAATAAAACAAATGCAGTTGAAACAATACTTAATTCGTTAAGAACAACATTAACAATATAA
- a CDS encoding sodium:solute symporter has product MVDFNFLDLFWIFFYIAFMLVLTLLFYKLAKKGQESFFLADRNLSWWMPAISVYGTHTATDTPVWISGVIYTHGLRGLWYTFFSAWCALSAFISTKIFRRSLSYTQAEYQKLRFGGMSAELLRGWIGGWQIFMNMFVIGWVSIAMGKVCAYMFGWPIWVGGPLFTILVFFYVLVSGYWGVIVSDLQQGIVIFAIIVIVSFWGILGVGGPSSIVDSLHNLGESWRLNPFFFDSNFTIGWFITMLIIAVIGGVGMGTSIDWYPDAQRVASTRSIKDASYAMWIGGLLVVIRNSLWAVAILAFYVAYPFEFSHNGELAWYRLGIDLMPHGLLGFFFVAIVAIHFSTISSHLNLGAMYATRDIYHHYISPEATEKKLVWIGRLNTLILLLGSLFFSLMIGEKITSWLIYALWLMAAGLWLPNILQVIWWRFNGWGYLSAWIANLAVSWLIVWILPSLGIGTGMSQEWQFWWSMILCLPIYLFFTYITKPEDKEKLAIYYAMTRPLGFWKPIREIAISKGYINEADDKVDSWGIRDLLGCICSVLSYGLWMLGIAWILLNDPKGWITTLLAIVVTVVMYKILNSELTKQSDHFEKKQAEYKKLIENSQRWIENS; this is encoded by the coding sequence ATGGTTGATTTTAATTTCCTTGATCTCTTTTGGATATTCTTCTACATAGCCTTTATGCTTGTCTTAACTCTTTTATTTTATAAACTTGCAAAGAAGGGTCAGGAATCCTTTTTTCTAGCAGATAGAAATCTAAGTTGGTGGATGCCTGCCATCTCAGTTTATGGCACCCACACTGCCACAGATACACCTGTCTGGATATCAGGTGTAATCTATACCCATGGTTTAAGAGGTCTATGGTATACCTTCTTCTCAGCTTGGTGTGCCTTAAGTGCCTTTATTAGCACTAAAATATTTAGAAGATCCCTATCTTACACCCAGGCAGAATATCAGAAGTTGAGATTTGGTGGTATGAGCGCTGAACTATTAAGGGGATGGATTGGTGGATGGCAGATTTTTATGAATATGTTTGTTATAGGTTGGGTATCTATTGCAATGGGTAAGGTATGTGCATATATGTTTGGTTGGCCTATATGGGTTGGTGGGCCCCTTTTTACAATACTCGTTTTTTTCTATGTGCTTGTATCTGGCTATTGGGGTGTTATAGTTTCTGACCTTCAACAGGGTATAGTTATATTTGCTATTATAGTAATTGTATCTTTCTGGGGTATATTAGGTGTAGGTGGTCCATCATCTATAGTTGATTCACTCCATAACTTGGGTGAATCTTGGAGATTAAATCCCTTTTTCTTTGATAGTAATTTTACTATAGGCTGGTTTATAACAATGCTTATTATTGCAGTTATAGGTGGAGTTGGTATGGGAACATCTATTGATTGGTACCCTGATGCACAAAGGGTTGCATCAACAAGATCAATTAAGGATGCCTCCTATGCTATGTGGATAGGTGGACTCCTTGTAGTAATTAGAAATTCTCTTTGGGCAGTTGCAATTCTAGCCTTTTATGTAGCCTATCCTTTTGAGTTTTCACACAATGGTGAGCTCGCATGGTATAGACTAGGTATAGATCTAATGCCCCATGGGCTTTTAGGTTTCTTTTTTGTTGCAATTGTTGCAATACATTTCTCTACCATATCATCACATCTAAACTTAGGGGCAATGTATGCTACAAGGGATATATACCACCACTATATATCGCCAGAAGCAACTGAAAAAAAACTTGTATGGATTGGACGCCTTAATACATTAATCCTACTTTTGGGCTCCCTCTTTTTCTCGTTAATGATAGGCGAAAAAATAACAAGTTGGCTTATATATGCACTATGGCTTATGGCAGCTGGTTTGTGGCTACCAAATATCTTACAGGTTATTTGGTGGAGATTTAATGGCTGGGGATATCTATCAGCATGGATTGCTAATCTAGCTGTTAGCTGGCTAATCGTATGGATATTGCCATCCCTTGGTATAGGAACAGGCATGTCTCAAGAATGGCAATTCTGGTGGTCTATGATATTATGTCTACCAATATATCTATTTTTCACATACATTACAAAACCAGAAGATAAGGAGAAACTAGCTATATACTATGCTATGACCCGACCATTAGGTTTCTGGAAACCTATAAGAGAGATTGCTATCTCAAAGGGATATATTAATGAAGCAGATGATAAGGTCGACTCATGGGGCATAAGAGACCTTTTAGGTTGTATATGTTCAGTCTTATCCTATGGACTATGGATGTTAGGTATAGCTTGGATACTACTAAATGATCCCAAAGGGTGGATAACTACATTGTTAGCTATTGTTGTGACGGTGGTTATGTATAAGATCCTAAATAGTGAATTAACAAAACAATCTGATCACTTTGAAAAGAAACAAGCAGAATATAAAAAACTAATAGAAAATAGTCAGAGATGGATTGAAAATAGTTAA